The Gordonia terrae genome contains the following window.
CGCACCCCGAATACGCGACGGCGGAGTGCGACAGTCTCATCCAGCTGATCAATCACGACCGGGCCGGCGAGCTCGTTCTCGAGGACCTGCTCGTCGACGCCGAACAGCGCCTCGCCGACGAGGGCATCGGCGGCGACATCTACCTGTTCAAGAACAACACCGACTCGGCAGGCAACTCCTATGGATGCCACGAGAACTACCTCGTCGTCCGGGCGGGGGAGTTCTCCCGCATCTCCGACGTCCTGCTGCCGTTCCTCGTCACGCGCCAGCTGATCTGTGGCGCAGGAAAGGTGCTGCAGACCCCCAAGGCGGCGACCTTCTGCCTGTCGCAGCGCGCCGAGCACATCTGGGAGGGCGTCTCCTCGGCGACCACCCGCTCGCGCCCGATCATCAACACACGCGACGAGCCGCACGCCGACGCCGAGAAGTACCGCAGGCTGCACGTCATCGTCGGTGACTCGAACATGTCCGAGATGACGACCCTCCTCAAGGTCGGCTCGGCGGCACTCGTCCTGGAGATGATCGAGGCAGGCGTCGCATTCCGGGACTTCGCGCTCGACAACCCGATCCGCGCGATCCGGGAGGTCAGCCACGACCCGACCGGCCGACGCCCGGTTCGCCTCGCCGGTGGTCGGCAGGCCAGTGCTCTCGACATCCAGCGCGAGTATCACGCCCGCGCCGTCGAACACCTCACCAACCGACGTCCCGACCCCGAGATGGACATGGTCGTGGACCTGTGGGGTC
Protein-coding sequences here:
- the pafA gene encoding Pup--protein ligase, encoding MQRRIMGIETEFGVTCTFHGHRRLSPDEVARYLFRRVVSWGRSSNVFLQNGARLYLDVGSHPEYATAECDSLIQLINHDRAGELVLEDLLVDAEQRLADEGIGGDIYLFKNNTDSAGNSYGCHENYLVVRAGEFSRISDVLLPFLVTRQLICGAGKVLQTPKAATFCLSQRAEHIWEGVSSATTRSRPIINTRDEPHADAEKYRRLHVIVGDSNMSEMTTLLKVGSAALVLEMIEAGVAFRDFALDNPIRAIREVSHDPTGRRPVRLAGGRQASALDIQREYHARAVEHLTNRRPDPEMDMVVDLWGRMLDAVESDDFAKVDTEVDWVIKRKLFQRYQDRYSMELSDPKIAQLDLAFHDIKRGRGVFDVLMRKGLVARATTDEAIKTAVNEPPQTTRAKLRGDFISAAQKAGRDFTVDWVHLKLNDQAQRTVLCKDPFRSVDERVDRLIASM